One stretch of Pomacea canaliculata isolate SZHN2017 linkage group LG11, ASM307304v1, whole genome shotgun sequence DNA includes these proteins:
- the LOC112576077 gene encoding ral guanine nucleotide dissociation stimulator-like 1 isoform X5 has product MDAERQESQDDQDGTRFWREEREEGAVYNTYLKRVTYLSPARLEDEMVREFSHLMWETQKLRVIKAGTLPRLVEALATVRGELDSSYMNIFLATYRTFATPLQLLQAIVDRYHLLRSQNKRGKSELFEQQQKTLKCVLSVWLDTYHEDFRESPNYPCLTLLENFAREVIPDSDLASRAHNRIERLKKEASSNGAENIQFRFSICDEVDRMIDEEAPKPLTFPDISPRLCAEQLTLRDAELFKKVVPHHCLGAVWGRRDKGGKDAPSVQATVEQFNRVSLRVIATVLKHPDHLKSTSRARLLQKWINIAQELRELKNFSSLRAILSGLQSHPVYRLRRCWSAVPKETIVLFDELSDIFSGENNQLNSRELLMKEATAKFPDLDSQNKSLKRKNMQKRRSWIDNGTVQGTVPYLGTFLTDLTMLDTAMPDITDDGLINFEKHRKEFEVLAQLRLLQSAAQIYNIQYDNRFWEWFDSIRIYSDTESHEMSCAIEPPSESIAKIKKKSASFAVRGRSDFKFGTFLFRYYSCLGHKPSKFDSSSTPRLGFFCGGEEHNSICSIPDTIAASIGPLVTISHSSSTSSVLSSDSDSQTPFRSSDTCVIRVSMTSGDLSPDTKTHVTHVYKSIMLNNTDHTNTVIEKVLEKYSIDDKPDNFCLLQILPDGELLIPERANVFYALNNSVDLNFIVRRRSEQESLKDRKKGRRRLKKLSL; this is encoded by the exons GATGACCAAGATGGAACTCGATTCTGGCGAGAGGAACGAGAGGAAGGAGCTGTTTACAACACATATCTGAAGCGTGTCACTTATTTGTCTCCAGCAAGG CTGGAAGATGAGATGGTGCGGGAATTTTCTCATCTAATGTGGGAGACACAGAAGCTGCGAGTTATCAAGGCAGGGACGCTGCCACGCTTGGTTGAGGCCCTTGCAACTGTGAGAGGAGAGCTTGACTCCTCATACATGAACATCTTCCTTGCCACCTACCGCACATTTGCAACACCTCTCCAGCTGCTTCAAGCCATAGTTGACAG gtaTCATCTGTTAAGGTCACAAAATAAGAGAGGAAAAAGCGAACTTTTTGAACAACAACAGAA aacTCTAAAGTGTGTGTTGTCAGTATGGCTTGACACATATCATGAAGACTTTCGGGAAAGTCCAAACTATCCATGCCTTACTTTGTTGGAAAATTTTGCGAGGGAAGTTATTCCTGATAGTGATCTTGCTTCGAGAGCACACAATCGCATTGAAAGATTGAAAAAGGAGGCTTCTAGTAATGGag CAGAAAACATCCAGTTTCGCTTCTCCATCTGTGATGAAGTGGATCGCATGATTGATGAAGAAGCCCCCAAACCTTTGACATTTCCTGACATTTCACCAAGACTGTGTGCAGAACAGTTGACCCTTCGGGATGCT GAACTGTTTAAGAAGGTTGTACCACACCACTGCTTGGGGGCTGTTTGGGGAAGAAGAGACAAGGGAGGTAAGGATGCACCCAGTGTGCAGGCAACAGTTGAACAGTTCAACCGTGTCTCTTTACGCGTCATTGCCACTGTCCTCAAACATCCAGACCACCTCAAAAGTACTTCCCGTGCAAGACTTTTGCAGAAGTGGATAAATATAGCACAG GAACTGAGAGAGCTTAAGAATTTTTCATCATTACGAGCTATTTTGTCAGGGCTACAGTCTCATCCTGTGTATCGGCTCCGGAGGTGTTGGTCTGCAGTTCCCAA GGAAACCATTGTGCTGTTTGATGAGCTGTCAGATATTTTCTCTGGTGAAAACAATCAACTAAATTCACGAGAGTTGCTAATGAAG GAGGCCACTGCAAAATTTCCAGACCTAGACTCCCAAAACAAAAGcttaaagaggaaaaatatgcagaaaagGCGGTCATGGATTGATAAT GGGACAGTACAAGGTACAGTTCCATACCTGGGCACTTTCCTGACTGACCTCACCATGCTGGATACAGCTATGCCAGACATTACTGATGATGGGCTAATCAATTTTGAAAAGCACCGCAAAGAGTTTGAGGTGTTGGCGCAGCTTAGGCTTCTGCAGTCAGCTGCTCAGATTTACAACATCCAGTATGACAACCGCTTCTGGGAGTGGTTTGACTCTATTCGTATCTACAGTGACACTGAAAG TCATGAAATGTCCTGTGCCATTGAACCCCCTTCAGAGAGTATAGccaagataaagaaaaagtctgCAAG TTTTGCAGTGAGAGGGAGATCTGATTTCAAGTTTGGAACATTCCTCTTTAGATATTATTCATG tttggGGCACAAGCCGTCAAAATTTGACAGTTCGAGTACACCCCGCCTGGGCTTCTTTTGTGGAGGAGAGGAGCACAACAGCATATGTAGCATCCCAGACACAATTGCAGCTTCCATTGGGCCTCTTGTTACT ATATCCCATTCTTCCTCCACATCATCGGTGCTTTCATCAGATAGTGATAGTCAGACTCCCTTCAGATCATCTGATACCTGCGTCATCCGTGTCAGCATGACCAGTGGGGACCTCAGCCCAGATACCAAGACACATGTGACACATGTGTACAAAAGCATCATG CTTAACAACACCGATCATACAAATACTGTGATTGAGAAAGTCCTGGAGAAATACTCAATTGATGATAAGCCCGATAATTTCTGTCTCCTTCAGATTCTTCCAGATGGGG AACTTCTGATTCCAGAGCGTGCCAATGTGTTTTATGCCCTCAACAATTCTGTTGATCTCAACTTCATTGTGCGGAGACGTTCGGAACAAGAGAGCTTGAAAGACCGTAAGAAAGGTCGCAGACGACTGAAAAAATTATCATTGTag
- the LOC112576077 gene encoding ral guanine nucleotide dissociation stimulator-like 1 isoform X2 codes for MDAERQESQDDQDGTRFWREEREEGAVYNTYLKRVTYLSPARLEDEMVREFSHLMWETQKLRVIKAGTLPRLVEALATVRGELDSSYMNIFLATYRTFATPLQLLQAIVDRYHLLRSQNKRGKSELFEQQQKTLKCVLSVWLDTYHEDFRESPNYPCLTLLENFAREVIPDSDLASRAHNRIERLKKEASSNGAENIQFRFSICDEVDRMIDEEAPKPLTFPDISPRLCAEQLTLRDAELFKKVVPHHCLGAVWGRRDKGGKDAPSVQATVEQFNRVSLRVIATVLKHPDHLKSTSRARLLQKWINIAQELRELKNFSSLRAILSGLQSHPVYRLRRCWSAVPKETIVLFDELSDIFSGENNQLNSRELLMKEATAKFPDLDSQNKSLKRKNMQKRRSWIDNGTVQGTVPYLGTFLTDLTMLDTAMPDITDDGLINFEKHRKEFEVLAQLRLLQSAAQIYNIQYDNRFWEWFDSIRIYSDTESHEMSCAIEPPSESIAKIKKKSASFAVRGRSDFKFGTFLFRYYSCISGTKVRNSGPSIYSCFARRPRFASDSSLSKRQSPRLGHKPSKFDSSSTPRLGFFCGGEEHNSICSIPDTIAASIGPLVTISHSSSTSSVLSSDSDSQTPFRSSDTCVIRVSMTSGDLSPDTKTHVTHVYKSIMLNNTDHTNTVIEKVLEKYSIDDKPDNFCLLQILPDGELLIPERANVFYALNNSVDLNFIVRRRSEQESLKDRKKGRRRLKKLSL; via the exons GATGACCAAGATGGAACTCGATTCTGGCGAGAGGAACGAGAGGAAGGAGCTGTTTACAACACATATCTGAAGCGTGTCACTTATTTGTCTCCAGCAAGG CTGGAAGATGAGATGGTGCGGGAATTTTCTCATCTAATGTGGGAGACACAGAAGCTGCGAGTTATCAAGGCAGGGACGCTGCCACGCTTGGTTGAGGCCCTTGCAACTGTGAGAGGAGAGCTTGACTCCTCATACATGAACATCTTCCTTGCCACCTACCGCACATTTGCAACACCTCTCCAGCTGCTTCAAGCCATAGTTGACAG gtaTCATCTGTTAAGGTCACAAAATAAGAGAGGAAAAAGCGAACTTTTTGAACAACAACAGAA aacTCTAAAGTGTGTGTTGTCAGTATGGCTTGACACATATCATGAAGACTTTCGGGAAAGTCCAAACTATCCATGCCTTACTTTGTTGGAAAATTTTGCGAGGGAAGTTATTCCTGATAGTGATCTTGCTTCGAGAGCACACAATCGCATTGAAAGATTGAAAAAGGAGGCTTCTAGTAATGGag CAGAAAACATCCAGTTTCGCTTCTCCATCTGTGATGAAGTGGATCGCATGATTGATGAAGAAGCCCCCAAACCTTTGACATTTCCTGACATTTCACCAAGACTGTGTGCAGAACAGTTGACCCTTCGGGATGCT GAACTGTTTAAGAAGGTTGTACCACACCACTGCTTGGGGGCTGTTTGGGGAAGAAGAGACAAGGGAGGTAAGGATGCACCCAGTGTGCAGGCAACAGTTGAACAGTTCAACCGTGTCTCTTTACGCGTCATTGCCACTGTCCTCAAACATCCAGACCACCTCAAAAGTACTTCCCGTGCAAGACTTTTGCAGAAGTGGATAAATATAGCACAG GAACTGAGAGAGCTTAAGAATTTTTCATCATTACGAGCTATTTTGTCAGGGCTACAGTCTCATCCTGTGTATCGGCTCCGGAGGTGTTGGTCTGCAGTTCCCAA GGAAACCATTGTGCTGTTTGATGAGCTGTCAGATATTTTCTCTGGTGAAAACAATCAACTAAATTCACGAGAGTTGCTAATGAAG GAGGCCACTGCAAAATTTCCAGACCTAGACTCCCAAAACAAAAGcttaaagaggaaaaatatgcagaaaagGCGGTCATGGATTGATAAT GGGACAGTACAAGGTACAGTTCCATACCTGGGCACTTTCCTGACTGACCTCACCATGCTGGATACAGCTATGCCAGACATTACTGATGATGGGCTAATCAATTTTGAAAAGCACCGCAAAGAGTTTGAGGTGTTGGCGCAGCTTAGGCTTCTGCAGTCAGCTGCTCAGATTTACAACATCCAGTATGACAACCGCTTCTGGGAGTGGTTTGACTCTATTCGTATCTACAGTGACACTGAAAG TCATGAAATGTCCTGTGCCATTGAACCCCCTTCAGAGAGTATAGccaagataaagaaaaagtctgCAAG TTTTGCAGTGAGAGGGAGATCTGATTTCAAGTTTGGAACATTCCTCTTTAGATATTATTCATG CATTTCTGGAACAAAAGTGAGAAACTCAGGACCTAGCATTTACTCTTGCTTTGCACGTAGACCTAGATTTGCTTCGGATTCCTCTCTCTCTAAGCGTCAGTCACCACG tttggGGCACAAGCCGTCAAAATTTGACAGTTCGAGTACACCCCGCCTGGGCTTCTTTTGTGGAGGAGAGGAGCACAACAGCATATGTAGCATCCCAGACACAATTGCAGCTTCCATTGGGCCTCTTGTTACT ATATCCCATTCTTCCTCCACATCATCGGTGCTTTCATCAGATAGTGATAGTCAGACTCCCTTCAGATCATCTGATACCTGCGTCATCCGTGTCAGCATGACCAGTGGGGACCTCAGCCCAGATACCAAGACACATGTGACACATGTGTACAAAAGCATCATG CTTAACAACACCGATCATACAAATACTGTGATTGAGAAAGTCCTGGAGAAATACTCAATTGATGATAAGCCCGATAATTTCTGTCTCCTTCAGATTCTTCCAGATGGGG AACTTCTGATTCCAGAGCGTGCCAATGTGTTTTATGCCCTCAACAATTCTGTTGATCTCAACTTCATTGTGCGGAGACGTTCGGAACAAGAGAGCTTGAAAGACCGTAAGAAAGGTCGCAGACGACTGAAAAAATTATCATTGTag